CAACAAAATGATCAAAGAAACGTTGCCCAATGTACGGGTTGCCAACGATGCGAGGGAACTGGTTGTGAACTGTTGCACAGAGTTCATACATCTAATTTCATCAGAGGCGAATGAAATATGTAACAAGTCTGAAAAGAAGACTATATCTCCTGAACATGTTATTaatggttagtgattattgtctttaTCTATTCAGTGCAACAGGTTTCAATGCATTATTGTACTGTGTGGGTGTTCCCCTTTCTTGCCATGTGTTTTGAAGTTGATGTCTATGTTAGCTATAtactagcctggtcccacatTTTGTTCTGTCTTACCAGCTCAAAACAATCAGATATCGATCCAGGCTAGCTGTGCACTATTAGGTCCTCAATAATCAAGTGACAAGATAGTTTTCAGTTTTTTCCCCCCTAACCTTGTATTCATAATTTTCCACAGCACTTGAAAGCCTGGGTTTTGCGTCGTACATCACAGAGGTGAAGGATGTCTTGCAGGAATGTAAAACTGTAGCACTTAAGAGGAGAAAGGCCAGCTCTCGCCTGGAAAACCTGGGTATCCCAGAGGAAGAGCTCCTCAGACAACAACAGGAACTCTTTGCTAAGGTAATGTTCAAGTTTGTAGTCTGAGTGCTATTCTGTTTGTGCTGTCACAATAGAGTTGGCAAAAGCACAAACCGATCTGGGACTAAGCTGTCAGCCCAAAacaat
This genomic window from Salvelinus namaycush isolate Seneca chromosome 8, SaNama_1.0, whole genome shotgun sequence contains:
- the LOC120052620 gene encoding protein Dr1; its protein translation is MASSSGNDDDLTIPRAAINKMIKETLPNVRVANDARELVVNCCTEFIHLISSEANEICNKSEKKTISPEHVINALESLGFASYITEVKDVLQECKTVALKRRKASSRLENLGIPEEELLRQQQELFAKARQQQAELAQQEWLQMQQAAQQAQLAAASASAGQQAGSSQDEDDEDDM